CGATGTGTCTATTATTAGCTTAGCGATGACACGAAGCGTGTCTGTCGAAGTAAAGAAGGTATTTTAGGGCAAGGCAATTACGATGATGAATCAAACTGACTCAAGCGTCACACCATCATCGGCGAGTACTGCTGCTGGTGACGTCTCGGTCGCCTCGATGGTTGAGAGCATCATCGGGTGCAAGTGGTCGGTGCGACTGCTGGAGCTATGTGCAGCAGGCCATTGTCGGCCGAGCGCTTTGCTTCGTGCGTGTCCGGGATTGTCGGCCAAAGTGATGAATGAGCGCCTGCGCAAGATGATGCGTTTCGGGATACTCCAGCGCATCGTCTTTGGTGAGAAGCCGCCGGTGGAAGTGGAGTATCGGCTCACGCCGTTGGGTCAGCGCTTCATGAAGATCATTGACGAAGTGCGACAACTCCAGCAAGCGGTTGATAAGGGCCTTATCCTGCAAGAGGGCGCCACCGACGCTCCGGTTCAACAGGGCCGTCATCTGGCCGGTCGCTAACCGTTTCCTTCACTGGCCGTAGAAGCAATGACTAACAGGCTGCCATGCTGGCGTGGGTGCGGCAGATGAGGCCGAAAGAACCAGCATTGACAGTTATGCGCCGGTGCATGCCTTTCAGTAGGGCGCCGAATTTGTAGGGGCAGTCTTTCCAAAGGTTGCAGGTCTGGCTACCTTCGCGGGGGCTTGCGCGGCTCAACACAAACGAGCGTAGCATGAGGAATCCTATAGGCCCTCAGAAAGTCGGAGACCGCTGCTTGAGGTGTTCTCCTGCTGCGCTCCACGTCGCTTGGTCGCACACGACCTTTCTCCGGATGATTGGTATTATGCCACTGACTCCTGACTCCCGACTCACACATGGCCTTTGTCCAGACGATTGGTATTTATGCTCTTGACTTCTGACTCCTGGCTTCTGGCTTCTGACTTCTGACTCCTGACTCACACATAGCCTTTCTTCAGACGATTGGTCTCACTCACCAATTGTCAAGTGAATCACGGGCAGTCCTCTCGATTGCTGAGTTTCTGTGCCGACAAATATAATGGTCACGTGATAACGGGAAAGAGTTATGGATTTCAAACTTGTTTCTGATTATAGGCCGCGCGGTGATCAACCCGAAGCGATTGACGCGCTCGTGCGCGGGTTGCAGGAAGGACGCAAATGGCAAGTGCTGTTAGGCATTACTGGAAGCGGGAAGACTTATTCGGTCGCTTCTGTGATCGAACGGG
This window of the Blastocatellia bacterium genome carries:
- a CDS encoding helix-turn-helix transcriptional regulator; the protein is MMNQTDSSVTPSSASTAAGDVSVASMVESIIGCKWSVRLLELCAAGHCRPSALLRACPGLSAKVMNERLRKMMRFGILQRIVFGEKPPVEVEYRLTPLGQRFMKIIDEVRQLQQAVDKGLILQEGATDAPVQQGRHLAGR